The Cryptomeria japonica chromosome 9, Sugi_1.0, whole genome shotgun sequence DNA segment CATCTATATATTATATCTGTTTTCTAGAATTAATCCAAGTCATTGCAGCATAATTTTTATCCTAGTTTACTGGTCAGCAGCTGAGTCCCAACCTAGCTTGAATCCGGTTCGTATAGGTTTGAATAGGGTTTCGGCCAGTCTGTGGATCTAATGTAATATTCCCAAATAGGAATAACAGAAAAACAACAATATCTCCAAAAATAGGGCACAGAATATTCTGAAATTTTATTTGCATGTAAGAAATTCTTCAACAAACTTAGATTATTGAACTAATTTTTCTTCTATAAATAAATTTTTGAGTATTTTTTAGTATAGAAAGCACAATAAATTACTCTAAATCTGCCGAAAAACTTTAGAAATGATTCAAATTGATTTCGCATTTTTTTGGGATGAAGATAATTAACAATGTGCAGATTTAGACAAAAATACCTCAGAAATGAATTCAAACCCTAGCTGTCCTTGCCAAAACACCCATAAAATCAAAACTAGGCTTGAATTTCAGTAACATGAAAACACATTGCTGTAGTTAACCTAAATCTGAACCTGAAGCTTGAATTTCATCTTCGCAAAATGACCTCCAAACGTGATAATGAATTGCACCACTGAAACAATGTGCAAGGGCATCACAGACCAAATCCCTTCAACCAAATCACACCCTTCTGACTAGGGGGAGCCCATATGTCTCTCCAAAACCAAGGATAACCAAGGGTTTCAGACCTTAGGCCAAAGATTGCAGTAGCAATAGATAAAAGATTGATAATATGATGAGCCCTAAAAAAACCCTAGAATGTTATATAATAACTCTCAAAAAAGTGATTTAACCTCAGCCCTTGATCCACTAACAACTCAATGCAATGCTCCACATTAAACCCTAAAAATGAGCCAATAGGCTCCTTGAAAACCCATGGCCCCTTGGCCTTTGGTCACGTGCTCATTAAAATCACTTAAAGTGCATGTAAAGGGCAACAACTTAAGTCTTTAAGCTAGGAGACACTTAAGTTGCATAAAAACATGTGCCCACAACttaaaaatagaaaagaatgcaagcCAAAGACTCCACACTTCCCAATAATACTCTACGTCCTCTTCCTCTTGAGTAATTCAAGGAAATGACGGCCAATACATTGTTAAGCCTCGTGGCTTGGGTTGGGGACATCACAGGTAGCCTGGCTAGACCCAGGCAAATCCGAGGCATATTTCTTCCCTtcaattggtttttcaccgaattTGGtagttttctaaaaaaaattgacttttttaAACTGTTAGAAAGATCTAATTTCCCTCACCAGATGAAACATGTTGTTGAGAATTTACAAGGATTCATGTCAATGTTGTCAAGAGGATCCCAGACAAAACTCATGGAGCGTGAGTGCTCGAAGACGTCACTGGAGGGAATAATCAAACAGATCTAGCCCAAAACAGTACCTAAAAGTGATCATGGCAGGCCCCCATGCCCAGTACAATCCCATCCCCAATTTCTATAGTAGCGGACTCCCTCAGTTGTGCTTCCTCTAAGTGTTGCTTCAGCCTCAATCTCCATCTGGTCAACAAACATGGGCTACGTCAAATTTCTTCCCCTCTGCCATGACAATCATAGCGAGAACACCAACATTAAtggtgaaattaaataaattattttaatttgatatttaatttaaatgtaaacgtgaaaatatttaaatttttaatgaatttaaaaatattaaaatttatgtaaattttaatagtaaaatcattttacatatattGGCACACACTTAGAGGAAACAAACCCAACTCCAAAATAACAAACCCAACTCCAAAAATTTTTTTGACAAAACCTGTGAACCGAACCCTCAAACCTGAACCAAAACTGGTAAACTATTTTTTATCCTAAAAACTTGTATATTTTGATAATTCGATTGAACCATTCTtaggaaaagaaaagaataaacATCAAATTGTCATACAATTTGAAACCTTAAATACATTAGGATTAGCTGAAAAGAATGGCCTAAATATCTGCAATCAGTGTGCATTTAACAGACTGATAGCTAAGAACAAATCAAAATACTAGTTGAGATAAGCTTAAAGAGCTTACCATATGCCTATTATATGCTGATTCCACTAGCTTGTTCATGGCAAGAACTTCATGCTCTCTaaacatatcatcaacaaaacaaaaattatTAGGCACTCTAGAAAAACTAGaaaccaaccaaaaaaaaattcttattctTAAGGTGCACCACAAATTTCATTCAATGCTGTGTTAGAAAATACAGAAAGTAGAGGCAGTACAAAGCATATTTTCGCACCAAAAGATAAAGCCTAATTATCTATTATTGCAGAGTACTGCTCaacaaaacaaaaatttaattGTAAGGTGTAGAACACCAAGAATCTTCAATAACCATGTTTTTGAATGAACATCTGTTGCTAGCAACCAAGACTTTAAATCAATGTACCTGTCTTCAACTTTCTGTCTTTTGAAGACAGCCTTTTCCAGTTTGTGAAGATGACGTTTATTTTTGGATACCTAGAGTGGCAACAAGGCGCAGTAAGGTACTTATTCTGACTTTTGCAAACTACAATAATATATGCCATACTCAAATGGCAAACATCCAATGGTATCTCTCTTgaataaaattataaaaacaacTGACATGATATATAAAAGCGAAATTCCCTTAATGTATAGGATAATGAAATCAATCACATTGACAACATTTAAAAGTGTCCTTTCTCAAGACGATTCTCTGACTTCTTGTGGATCTATTAAATATAATATGACTTTCCATCATTCTTTATAACTTGGTGAGACATTTCAACTTCTAGGAAAgcgagaaacaagaagaatattgaTGTACTGCAAGTGATTTTGATGTAAATTACCTGTTGCCGGAGCTCATCCTTTAGCTTACAAATCTCCGTTTTTATTTCCTCATCTTCCCTCTGTGCTAGATCTGGCTGAAAAAGAGAAATTGAAGTGTATAACAAGAAAATTCTCAAGGAAACTAAAAAGCACTAAAGCAAGCAATTTTAAAGTATAAAATAATACAAAAACTTTCATACACAATGATAGAGGTATGTTAAATTAGGAAAAATACCACTGATTCTGGATATAGTCCAATGCTTTGGAGTTCCAATAAAATTCGTTGGTTCAGGTCCATTTCTTCGTATTGGATGTCATCTGCAGCAATGCCTGAAATTAATCCAAAAGTTTGGCAACTGGATTGCAATTTTCCTTGATTCTTTTTCCCTCCATGTGCATGTCGTTCATCCAAGACTCTATGCTCTACATTAAAACCTAAAATCTCTGAGGGCACTTCTATATCATCTTGCCTCAAATCAGCACTACAAATATTTTCTGCCACATGATTCTGAAGCCCATTAGCAAAATGACTCTTGTAATTAGAATAATCGAGAATGTTatgcttcaaatttttcatctcaacTTCTGGCTCTATCTCTAATTCAACTTTCCCTGCATTTTCAGAATCGCTTTCAATCTGAGTACAACTACCACAAGGAGAATCCTCACTTGTACAATGAAGACAGTCATCTTGTGGTCCATCATACAATTTTCCGTTTGTTTCTTCAGAATCTTCTTCACCAATTAAAGCTGAAAGCAGTCTTTCAGAAAGTGGATACATCCTGTCAAAATATCTAAATTTTCCAGGTCTCTTGATGTCCTCTTTAGCATTCAAATTGCTAGAAGGCTTCAAGGACTCATTATCCACACACACATTCACCAAACTTCTTTGATTACACGAACTAATTGGACTTGGGTTTGCTGGCAGCATACTACAGATAAGATCCACCTGGCAAGAGGAACTACTTATCAAAAGATAGCAATAAGAgaatttagattaaaaaaaatccTTACAAAAAAAATCTATAATAACAAATCAAAGTCAATTGAAAACCCACAAAACCTCTAGCTATTAACAACATCCAGCATAAGCCCTTGATGCTAGTAAATAATATTTGATACAGTAAATGGGTCATTTTGGAGACTCTAAAAAGTCTGCTAAATTCAGAATCTCACGTATAATAAAAACTAAGACGTTCAATGAATGAAAGATGTCTTGCACCTCTTCAGTTGGATTACTGCCAGGACTTATCAGAATTGCATCTTCATCCTCTACCTCTCTGATCTGCACCTACCAACCCATATGTATCAAGAACATAAGCTCAAACAAGAatccaattgaagaaaatgatataattaaataattttctagAATGGAGTCCTTGAATATATTTATTGGCAGTAGTCATGCATTGTAAAGCTGTTACCTGTTGCTTGAGAAAACCTTGGTTATCTGGAGTGACAGGTGCAAAAAATGGCTCCATTTGCTTCCAAAAGGGTCCTGAGCATGCAACTTCTGCCACAAGTACTTCTAGGTCAGGCTACCAAACTGTGAACAGAATTATTCTATGCAGAAGAGATGATTTTAAGAAACCTTGGCAAACATAAAGACTCTATTCACATCAAAGAAAATCTTACAGAAATTAGGTGAAACTTCCACAAAATTTTCAATCAAACTAACTCTATTGCAAAAAATTAGAAATTGACACAGAATCATCATGTCCAACTTTTATTTTTCTCTTGGAAAAAGTGAAATTTAGCAAAATGATGAATCATAGCAATTAGCATTTTCAACTTCAGGCCTAACTATGTATCCATATTCTGAATTATTGCCAATTTGCTGATCCTTAATCCACTGAGACTTGAAATCATACCACTTGCATTATTAGAAGCATTTACAGCTGCCAAAAGTTCTTCACTATCATCCAAATCCCCTACGAAGGTCGCCGGCCAAAAATTAACATCATATGACAGCATAGAACAATGATTCTCAATTTTCATATAAAGAAAACACTCAATTTTCAATGTATAATAACAGCATACCTGTAAAATCTGACAATCCACTGTTCATTGGACAACTTGGCCATGTAACTGGCTTTCGATCCAATGATTTTTTCTTGGTTGGAGGTTGACCTGGCTTACTGAACAGAACCAACAGGCTGATATAACTCATGCATATATAATAGCCAATTCTCTCAATGATTATTGACTATTTAATCATGAAAAACTAGAATGCTATAAGTATAAAACTACTCACCTTGCTAATTTATCAGTACCAAGCCTTGTGCTTCTTAGTTGCTTTGTTGTTGCAGGATATTCAAGTTTTCCACTCAGAGGAGCATTCATTCTAAGAGGAACACTAACCCTCCCACTCCTTCCTGGCCTTTGGACACCACCTCCACTTTCAATTTTGATGATAGTTTTTGCCTCAATTAGAGGCAAAACTAATGATCCAACATTTTGACAAACAGGTGCAATTTTTTCATCCACATCTCCTTGCTTCTTGATCTTGTTCTTGCACTTGTCACCAGCACCTGATTCCTTGCTCTCAGAAAAAGCAGCTAAAGAAGAGATATTTTCAAACTTTAATTTGCTCTGTTGGAAAGCATTATTGTTAGAAGAGCATCTTAGAATAGCTTGGCCACTGATTTCAGTTGAATCAGGTTTAGCAACAGACTCAAGAATCAAAGACCCCTCCAAAATATTTGGTAAATCAACATGATTTGAAACTGGTGGCACCAAATTTGTTCTTTTTGTATGTTGATGTTTTGGTGGCTTTTGTTCAGCCCACTCCGTGACAGGAGTTGATGAAGATCCTGTTGAAAATGGATGCTTGCAACTGTTTGAGCCACCAGTGATCTGACCTCTATTTGGATTTGAAGTCTGTTGCTGGCTATCAAATGTATGGGAGGTGTGTGAAACATTTGGCATGGATTTTGCAAATGCATGAGAACCCTTTCCTTTTGTAGGGCTTGCTGCATGTTTTTTGTTGGGGATATTTGATCTGAAATAAAATGACATAAAAATATTGAATGCTAACATTAACAAGATAAACTCAAAATTTAGGAAGAATTCTGGGCATTGACAAGAGAACTGGAAAAGTATATAGTCATATTTCCACACGCTGCCAAAATGAGATACTGTACCGAATCAGAATCCAGATCCAGCATCAAAATTGGCAGATTCAACAACTTAGATGATTAAGAAGTAAAAGTCAATATTGAAATTTTTGAATTAACAATTTAACAATGATACAAGGATTCTTCTTTTTGTTAAGTTATCAACAAAGACTGAAATTTCCTATATCTTTGATACCCCATTCCAATGAAATTTAGTGTTATACAAAACATATGTATCTAACTTTCCAGCAATCATTTGAAATCCAACCTTAATGTGAATTTTAATTTAATACATATCATCTCTGAATCCATATCAGATGCATAACAGTTACACAGCCTCAGGAATGGAAGTTGTAAAAACTCCTCGACAAAGCAAAGGTTCCTGTGTATTTGATACAAGTTGTACAGAAACCAAACAAGTTAGAAAACAGACAAATCTGATCATGGGAATGGGAGCAATATTAAACCACTAGTTTTCATTGTGTGACCAGAGTAGGTATGATACAGTAAGCCTTGCATTTTTTTCTGATCAAACTGATAAAGCACTACACTATTCAAAAACTCATTTCCATGTATATACTTGAAACATCATTAGCTTGGCTTTGCTCTTTTAATAACAAGAATAAAAAGTGTCAATACTAATAGTGAAAATTGAAAATGTTAACCAAACAATGTTATAATTTAAGCAACAACGTT contains these protein-coding regions:
- the LOC131077850 gene encoding uncharacterized protein LOC131077850 isoform X3, which translates into the protein MTGRRSGMRSDVSVKVVANRMLDGDRDYKQVIQKRPSTESYLRPSESHGFRSNIPNKKHAASPTKGKGSHAFAKSMPNVSHTSHTFDSQQQTSNPNRGQITGGSNSCKHPFSTGSSSTPVTEWAEQKPPKHQHTKRTNLVPPVSNHVDLPNILEGSLILESVAKPDSTEISGQAILRCSSNNNAFQQSKLKFENISSLAAFSESKESGAGDKCKNKIKKQGDVDEKIAPVCQNVGSLVLPLIEAKTIIKIESGGGVQRPGRSGRVSVPLRMNAPLSGKLEYPATTKQLRSTRLGTDKLASKPGQPPTKKKSLDRKPVTWPSCPMNSGLSDFTGDLDDSEELLAAVNASNNASEVACSGPFWKQMEPFFAPVTPDNQGFLKQQVQIREVEDEDAILISPGSNPTEEVDLICSMLPANPSPISSCNQRSLVNVCVDNESLKPSSNLNAKEDIKRPGKFRYFDRMYPLSERLLSALIGEEDSEETNGKLYDGPQDDCLHCTSEDSPCGSCTQIESDSENAGKVELEIEPEVEMKNLKHNILDYSNYKSHFANGLQNHVAENICSADLRQDDIEVPSEILGFNVEHRVLDERHAHGGKKNQGKLQSSCQTFGLISGIAADDIQYEEMDLNQRILLELQSIGLYPESVPDLAQREDEEIKTEICKLKDELRQQVSKNKRHLHKLEKAVFKRQKVEDREHEVLAMNKLVESAYNRHMALQDTNASGHKSAQNKVTKQATLGFVKPTLAKCRMFEETGKICFSDTSLNERMFSISLKEMNNKLLGDAVNGDTANVLAVNAHALSDIKTSDELNMI
- the LOC131077850 gene encoding uncharacterized protein LOC131077850 isoform X2, translating into MARNLSFEIYSSPDGSNFARRGTSLHGENSPPSQVLRLDKLSMGDQTYHCHPELKKVTNAVVGTGAENSSLGLLQAKPLSSLGVEELKQVRSCVTENSLKAREQINVLKEPIYKLDTCHRSMLARLRSQIELPAPVPNKQVYTSMMDMQVEGHPNNLPKPSETIGSERYNLRSNIPNKKHAASPTKGKGSHAFAKSMPNVSHTSHTFDSQQQTSNPNRGQITGGSNSCKHPFSTGSSSTPVTEWAEQKPPKHQHTKRTNLVPPVSNHVDLPNILEGSLILESVAKPDSTEISGQAILRCSSNNNAFQQSKLKFENISSLAAFSESKESGAGDKCKNKIKKQGDVDEKIAPVCQNVGSLVLPLIEAKTIIKIESGGGVQRPGRSGRVSVPLRMNAPLSGKLEYPATTKQLRSTRLGTDKLASKPGQPPTKKKSLDRKPVTWPSCPMNSGLSDFTGDLDDSEELLAAVNASNNASEVACSGPFWKQMEPFFAPVTPDNQGFLKQQIREVEDEDAILISPGSNPTEEVDLICSMLPANPSPISSCNQRSLVNVCVDNESLKPSSNLNAKEDIKRPGKFRYFDRMYPLSERLLSALIGEEDSEETNGKLYDGPQDDCLHCTSEDSPCGSCTQIESDSENAGKVELEIEPEVEMKNLKHNILDYSNYKSHFANGLQNHVAENICSADLRQDDIEVPSEILGFNVEHRVLDERHAHGGKKNQGKLQSSCQTFGLISGIAADDIQYEEMDLNQRILLELQSIGLYPESVPDLAQREDEEIKTEICKLKDELRQQVSKNKRHLHKLEKAVFKRQKVEDREHEVLAMNKLVESAYNRHMALQDTNASGHKSAQNKVTKQATLGFVKPTLAKCRMFEETGKICFSDTSLNERMFSISLKEMNNKLLGDAVNGDTANVLAVNAHALSDIKTSDELNMI
- the LOC131077850 gene encoding uncharacterized protein LOC131077850 isoform X1, which codes for MARNLSFEIYSSPDGSNFARRGTSLHGENSPPSQVLRLDKLSMGDQTYHCHPELKKVTNAVVGTGAENSSLGLLQAKPLSSLGVEELKQVRSCVTENSLKAREQINVLKEPIYKLDTCHRSMLARLRSQIELPAPVPNKQVYTSMMDMQVEGHPNNLPKPSETIGSERYNLRSNIPNKKHAASPTKGKGSHAFAKSMPNVSHTSHTFDSQQQTSNPNRGQITGGSNSCKHPFSTGSSSTPVTEWAEQKPPKHQHTKRTNLVPPVSNHVDLPNILEGSLILESVAKPDSTEISGQAILRCSSNNNAFQQSKLKFENISSLAAFSESKESGAGDKCKNKIKKQGDVDEKIAPVCQNVGSLVLPLIEAKTIIKIESGGGVQRPGRSGRVSVPLRMNAPLSGKLEYPATTKQLRSTRLGTDKLASKPGQPPTKKKSLDRKPVTWPSCPMNSGLSDFTGDLDDSEELLAAVNASNNASEVACSGPFWKQMEPFFAPVTPDNQGFLKQQVQIREVEDEDAILISPGSNPTEEVDLICSMLPANPSPISSCNQRSLVNVCVDNESLKPSSNLNAKEDIKRPGKFRYFDRMYPLSERLLSALIGEEDSEETNGKLYDGPQDDCLHCTSEDSPCGSCTQIESDSENAGKVELEIEPEVEMKNLKHNILDYSNYKSHFANGLQNHVAENICSADLRQDDIEVPSEILGFNVEHRVLDERHAHGGKKNQGKLQSSCQTFGLISGIAADDIQYEEMDLNQRILLELQSIGLYPESVPDLAQREDEEIKTEICKLKDELRQQVSKNKRHLHKLEKAVFKRQKVEDREHEVLAMNKLVESAYNRHMALQDTNASGHKSAQNKVTKQATLGFVKPTLAKCRMFEETGKICFSDTSLNERMFSISLKEMNNKLLGDAVNGDTANVLAVNAHALSDIKTSDELNMI